A window from Lactiplantibacillus pentosus encodes these proteins:
- a CDS encoding uracil-DNA glycosylase family protein, which yields MTTIEEITQAIKADPDNAEYTAKSWDPLFHVLPSATILVISQAPGRIAQSTKTYFNDASGDRLRDWMGVTREQFYQSDRIAVMPLDFYYPGKGKSGDLPPRKGFMDKWHEPLLAMMPNVQLTLLVGQYAIKAYLGRSRQKTLTATVQNYQDYLPDYFPLVHPSPLNYGWQKKNPWFQTTVVPDLQKRVKAALQ from the coding sequence ATCACAACTATTGAAGAAATCACACAAGCCATCAAAGCCGATCCAGATAACGCCGAGTACACAGCTAAAAGCTGGGACCCGTTGTTTCACGTCCTACCTTCCGCCACGATTCTCGTCATTAGTCAGGCACCGGGGCGCATTGCACAGAGTACTAAGACGTACTTCAACGATGCGAGCGGCGACCGATTACGAGACTGGATGGGCGTTACCCGGGAGCAATTTTATCAGAGTGACCGGATTGCGGTCATGCCGCTAGATTTCTACTATCCGGGGAAGGGTAAGAGTGGTGACTTGCCGCCACGCAAGGGCTTTATGGACAAGTGGCATGAACCGTTATTAGCGATGATGCCGAATGTCCAATTGACGTTACTGGTTGGGCAGTATGCGATTAAAGCGTACCTCGGTCGGTCACGGCAAAAGACACTCACGGCGACGGTCCAGAATTATCAGGATTATTTACCGGACTACTTCCCACTCGTGCATCCATCACCACTTAATTATGGCTGGCAGAAGAAGAATCCATGGTTTCAAACGACAGTTGTACCGGACCTGCAAAAGCGCGTTAAAGCGGCACTACAATAA
- a CDS encoding plasmid pRiA4b ORF-3 family protein yields the protein MQSKPAEPIVAMELKIRLIQVKPSVSRTILVPTTLRYRQLHELIQIAFGWENAHLHEFQLQQISTTRSLMDVLLNAQPEGEIDEENDMVYPEILNGSLTYTYDFGEDWKHKVELGKVYTSAELVRHDLPLCIRGRGNNMLEDGFEEPGAPYSRDNINRQFYYWRMRNAK from the coding sequence ATGCAATCAAAGCCAGCAGAACCAATCGTTGCAATGGAATTAAAAATTAGATTGATCCAAGTCAAACCATCCGTCTCACGAACAATCTTAGTCCCAACGACACTGCGGTATCGTCAGTTACATGAGTTAATTCAAATTGCATTTGGCTGGGAAAATGCCCATTTGCACGAATTTCAATTGCAACAAATATCGACCACTCGAAGTCTAATGGACGTTCTTCTAAACGCACAGCCTGAAGGGGAGATAGATGAAGAAAATGATATGGTCTATCCAGAAATCTTAAATGGCTCACTCACCTATACTTATGACTTTGGCGAGGATTGGAAACACAAGGTTGAACTTGGAAAGGTGTACACCTCTGCCGAGCTAGTGCGTCATGATCTCCCGCTATGCATACGGGGACGAGGCAATAATATGTTGGAAGATGGCTTTGAAGAACCCGGAGCCCCATATAGTCGTGACAATATTAATCGGCAGTTCTACTATTGGCGTATGCGGAACGCTAAATAA
- a CDS encoding 6-carboxytetrahydropterin synthase, with amino-acid sequence MTTKQRSYKIKSYVNASHAIRWATGSGKKHTHTWEIVCELHTVDAMVAFYDIEKNLHQALDELSGKFLNDLPEFKTVNPTVENVTEYLFKKIDKTLRENGAQLMRIEVSDSPTRAYCISVTD; translated from the coding sequence ATGACGACCAAACAACGTTCTTACAAAATTAAATCCTATGTGAATGCGAGCCACGCGATTCGATGGGCGACGGGGTCCGGGAAGAAGCACACGCATACGTGGGAAATTGTTTGTGAGTTACACACGGTCGATGCGATGGTGGCCTTCTATGACATCGAAAAAAACTTACATCAAGCCCTAGATGAATTGTCAGGGAAATTTTTGAATGATTTGCCGGAGTTCAAAACGGTTAATCCCACTGTTGAAAATGTGACGGAATACTTGTTCAAGAAGATCGATAAAACATTACGTGAGAACGGTGCGCAGCTGATGCGTATTGAAGTGAGCGATTCGCCAACCCGGGCTTACTGTATTAGCGTGACTGATTAG
- a CDS encoding flavodoxin family protein yields the protein MTIAIRYQTRNGNTQAFAEQIAAVAGVPAQSIDTPVEQADTLFFGGGTYFMKPDKTASAFMKNLDATKVKQIALFTTSGGPEMVSDKALTKIADEKGIPVIGHFHQVMGGKGMKIIGSAGGKLKDEQIQLVKEFAQKMLAQ from the coding sequence ATGACAATTGCAATTCGTTATCAGACTCGTAATGGCAACACCCAGGCATTCGCCGAACAAATCGCAGCCGTAGCTGGCGTGCCCGCCCAATCGATCGACACCCCAGTCGAACAAGCGGACACCCTCTTTTTCGGCGGTGGCACGTATTTTATGAAACCAGACAAGACCGCATCCGCCTTTATGAAGAATTTGGATGCCACTAAGGTCAAGCAAATCGCCTTATTCACCACTTCTGGCGGTCCAGAAATGGTGTCCGATAAGGCCCTCACAAAAATCGCGGACGAAAAAGGCATCCCCGTTATCGGCCACTTCCACCAAGTCATGGGCGGTAAGGGCATGAAGATCATCGGCAGTGCCGGTGGCAAACTCAAAGACGAACAAATTCAGCTCGTTAAAGAATTCGCACAAAAGATGTTGGCACAATAA
- a CDS encoding DUF3923 family protein: MKGRKWRLINDVVGIVTIILSLIILIRPIDGTGHVETWGSRLLALGVLAIFVLLFAGVESLIRRVMRH; the protein is encoded by the coding sequence ATGAAAGGAAGAAAATGGCGGCTCATTAACGACGTGGTGGGGATCGTGACCATTATTCTTAGCTTAATCATACTCATTCGGCCAATCGATGGGACGGGCCACGTTGAGACCTGGGGCTCGCGGTTGTTGGCGTTGGGGGTGCTAGCAATTTTTGTGTTATTATTTGCGGGAGTTGAAAGTCTTATTCGGCGAGTGATGCGGCACTGA
- the arsC gene encoding arsenate reductase (thioredoxin) produces MAKIYFLCTGNSCRSQMAEGFAHQLLPADWEVASAGVEVHGVNPLAVQVMAEVGIDIRQQTSKLIDPEYLAQCAVVVTLCGDARDRCPVTPPTVTRLHWPLPDPAQAPGSPAEKIPVFRQVRDQIQAQIVALAKTLK; encoded by the coding sequence ATGGCTAAAATTTATTTTTTGTGTACGGGTAATTCTTGTCGGAGTCAGATGGCAGAAGGATTTGCCCACCAATTATTACCAGCAGATTGGGAGGTCGCCAGTGCCGGTGTCGAAGTGCACGGCGTCAATCCACTAGCGGTCCAGGTGATGGCGGAAGTCGGCATTGATATCCGTCAGCAGACGTCTAAGTTGATCGATCCAGAATACCTCGCGCAGTGTGCCGTGGTCGTCACGTTATGCGGCGATGCCCGTGACCGGTGCCCAGTTACGCCGCCAACGGTCACGCGGCTGCACTGGCCATTGCCAGACCCGGCTCAAGCGCCCGGCAGTCCAGCAGAAAAGATCCCCGTATTTCGCCAAGTTCGTGACCAGATTCAGGCGCAGATCGTCGCGCTCGCAAAGACGTTGAAGTAA
- a CDS encoding SDR family NAD(P)-dependent oxidoreductase, with protein sequence MKDFKDKVMFITGAAHGFGQVIAEGAADRGMKLTIVDIDGPALKKTYQHILDKGADVLMITADVTKEDSVDDAVEQAMEKFGRIDLLINNAGIALPGRIWELPTRDWEWIMHINLMSQVYAMKRIIPIMIQQKTHADILNVASIAGLVDTPGMPSYHASKFASVGMTEATAYDLQRAGIDIDMHVMCPGFVQTDLYHTENHRPAQYSDPTDPYYQSEAYLKGQQFAKYVITNGKPIDTIADTVFKALEDNRFYILTHPEYNPLIEDRVKRIVTDGAPDVHIMDGIM encoded by the coding sequence ATGAAGGATTTTAAAGATAAGGTCATGTTTATTACCGGTGCTGCTCACGGATTTGGTCAAGTTATCGCGGAAGGGGCTGCCGATCGCGGCATGAAGCTGACGATTGTGGACATTGATGGCCCCGCGCTGAAGAAAACATACCAGCATATTCTCGACAAGGGCGCGGATGTGCTGATGATCACGGCTGACGTGACCAAAGAAGATAGTGTCGATGATGCTGTCGAACAAGCGATGGAGAAATTTGGCCGCATCGACTTGCTGATCAACAATGCCGGGATTGCTTTACCAGGGCGCATCTGGGAATTGCCAACCCGTGATTGGGAATGGATCATGCATATCAACTTAATGAGTCAAGTTTATGCAATGAAACGCATTATTCCAATCATGATTCAACAAAAGACCCATGCCGATATTTTAAACGTGGCGTCAATCGCTGGCTTAGTAGACACCCCCGGAATGCCTTCCTATCACGCCAGCAAGTTTGCCTCAGTCGGGATGACGGAAGCTACGGCCTACGACTTACAGCGGGCGGGCATCGATATCGACATGCACGTCATGTGCCCCGGCTTTGTTCAAACGGACCTCTATCACACCGAGAATCACCGGCCTGCACAGTACAGTGACCCAACTGATCCGTACTATCAAAGTGAAGCTTATCTGAAGGGGCAACAATTTGCGAAGTACGTCATTACGAACGGTAAACCAATCGATACGATTGCGGACACCGTCTTCAAAGCCTTGGAAGACAACCGGTTCTACATTTTGACGCATCCAGAATACAATCCATTGATTGAGGATCGGGTCAAACGAATCGTGACGGACGGTGCGCCTGACGTGCATATCATGGATGGCATTATGTAG
- a CDS encoding acetoacetate decarboxylase family protein encodes MASFIASDQDVKNFLTAPSMNDQEGIGFAYATDEAVLKALIPAPLKLMAPVVCGYVVHMGKPTFSAPYLEESLFALVSYKDKMMGAYPINLLLHGPGAESGVIAGREGAGIPKKLADAIELRRNDNSATATVERHGKTLLNVSWTAGELNDPSIMKQFAGQLALGKEAEMNSFFYKYNIDQHEDGTNHFNNVQLVATQLRSLADQVEPGNLSIQLDSTDDDPFGELKVLKPLGAAWFHFKTSVMFNTLKLDEVDAAATMPKLLTGRYDRSFFNPKAATYII; translated from the coding sequence ATGGCAAGTTTTATCGCAAGTGATCAGGATGTTAAGAACTTTTTGACGGCCCCAAGTATGAATGACCAGGAAGGAATCGGCTTCGCTTACGCCACCGATGAAGCCGTCTTGAAAGCGTTGATTCCAGCGCCATTGAAATTAATGGCGCCAGTTGTTTGCGGCTACGTGGTGCATATGGGCAAACCAACGTTCAGTGCTCCTTACCTTGAAGAGAGCTTATTTGCACTCGTTAGTTATAAGGACAAGATGATGGGCGCCTATCCAATCAACCTATTGTTACACGGACCAGGTGCCGAAAGTGGCGTCATTGCTGGTCGGGAAGGTGCTGGGATTCCTAAGAAGTTGGCGGATGCAATTGAATTACGGCGTAACGACAACAGTGCGACGGCCACGGTTGAGCGGCACGGCAAGACTTTGCTGAACGTTTCCTGGACTGCCGGTGAGCTAAACGATCCGTCTATCATGAAACAATTTGCGGGCCAATTAGCGTTAGGCAAGGAAGCTGAAATGAACAGTTTCTTCTATAAATACAATATCGACCAACACGAAGACGGCACCAACCACTTTAACAACGTCCAGTTAGTTGCGACCCAGTTACGGTCATTGGCAGACCAGGTTGAGCCTGGGAACTTGAGTATTCAACTCGATTCGACGGATGACGATCCATTCGGTGAATTGAAAGTCTTGAAGCCACTCGGGGCAGCTTGGTTCCACTTCAAGACGTCCGTGATGTTCAATACGTTGAAGTTAGATGAGGTCGATGCGGCCGCCACGATGCCAAAACTCTTGACGGGCCGGTATGACCGGAGCTTCTTCAATCCAAAAGCAGCGACTTATATTATTTAA
- a CDS encoding nitroreductase family protein produces the protein MSEAVKNLVNNDLADVMFNRHSVRQFEPDVKISREELQKMIAEAATAPSACNLQSWHFVVVDTPEAKAKFKQAVMKFNYPQVDSASAIVFIAGDTQSHYVYRDVWNKVYQDGNITKERLDQILGTFLPLYEHATPDFLKFDATIDCSIVGMQLLLVARAHGYDANAFSGIDFEKMIPTLGLDPKRYVPVMGIAIGKAAQEPLHTTRYDAKTQTDFLA, from the coding sequence ATGTCAGAAGCAGTAAAAAATTTGGTTAACAACGATTTAGCAGACGTGATGTTTAATCGGCACTCGGTTCGGCAGTTTGAACCGGATGTTAAAATCAGTCGCGAGGAGCTCCAAAAGATGATTGCCGAGGCCGCAACGGCGCCGTCAGCCTGCAATTTGCAGTCATGGCACTTTGTGGTCGTCGACACCCCCGAGGCTAAGGCAAAATTCAAGCAAGCGGTCATGAAGTTTAACTATCCGCAAGTCGACAGTGCCTCCGCTATCGTCTTCATCGCCGGAGATACGCAGTCGCACTACGTTTATCGCGACGTTTGGAACAAGGTCTATCAGGATGGCAATATTACCAAGGAACGCCTGGACCAGATTCTGGGCACCTTCCTGCCGTTGTATGAACATGCGACGCCAGATTTCTTGAAATTTGATGCGACCATCGATTGTTCGATCGTTGGGATGCAACTCCTGTTAGTCGCTCGTGCTCACGGTTATGATGCTAACGCGTTCTCTGGAATTGATTTCGAGAAGATGATTCCAACACTCGGACTGGATCCAAAACGCTACGTACCAGTCATGGGAATTGCGATTGGTAAGGCCGCCCAGGAGCCACTCCACACGACTCGGTACGACGCCAAAACCCAGACGGATTTCTTAGCATAA
- a CDS encoding PucR family transcriptional regulator: MKLNAILQQLAMTFDVTKQSSFTHNPEVTEVQFVSATEAVATHRLYLQSAASQTVQLSYDWRGHRQIVGTVSLGAGLTTVIAAQNQLLKLLVTLGQSLHHDIELQNIINQFAINAITADFDTTLAQAVRLLGNPLAIIDLNGEILSRSHTTQLNGPSIHAAVETNRVGRWLLDHGFAADTPDFLTQVYVAEDRLSAGPMLITPLANKAEPIGYLVMPALNTPLNDRQALLINSIGQVIAGSLVKNQIMPTAESQRDRLLNLLLTERQGGTFADQFAEQHVKLPTAMVLVRCEPLADQAPMILQQRLQYLMLPHFKQVLVSIYHQQCVALISISLAAYNQPDFITTLQTIAQRADCRLIVSQHYVNPEDTYAAYVVCQRTAQLKTSRGRVVFCEDQFYDLALARVNHVEILPFFINPALRLLLDYDRQNHTELVPTLDAYLQATCQLTRTAKQLYVHPNTLRNRLQHITKLTGCDLRDAETCFKLAASFKLQHFLVQHQYRYRADVPIPTQD, from the coding sequence ATGAAATTGAACGCGATTCTACAGCAGCTAGCGATGACCTTTGATGTCACTAAACAATCGAGTTTTACCCATAATCCGGAGGTAACGGAAGTCCAATTTGTGAGTGCGACTGAAGCGGTGGCAACGCATCGGTTGTATTTGCAATCCGCAGCGAGTCAGACGGTGCAACTATCCTACGACTGGCGCGGCCACCGCCAAATCGTGGGGACGGTCAGTCTCGGAGCAGGCCTGACGACCGTCATCGCGGCCCAAAATCAGCTGCTGAAATTATTGGTGACGCTTGGGCAGTCGCTGCATCATGACATTGAGCTCCAAAATATCATCAACCAGTTCGCCATCAACGCGATTACGGCGGATTTTGATACCACGCTCGCGCAGGCCGTTCGATTATTGGGCAATCCGTTGGCGATTATTGATCTAAACGGGGAGATTTTGTCACGGTCCCACACGACGCAACTCAATGGTCCCAGTATCCACGCGGCGGTCGAAACCAATCGGGTCGGGCGCTGGCTATTAGACCATGGTTTCGCAGCGGATACGCCTGATTTTTTAACGCAGGTCTACGTCGCGGAGGACCGGCTTTCAGCGGGACCGATGCTGATTACACCGTTAGCGAATAAAGCTGAACCGATCGGGTACCTAGTCATGCCGGCACTCAACACACCGCTAAATGACCGCCAAGCCCTGTTGATTAATTCGATTGGGCAGGTGATTGCGGGTTCGCTAGTCAAAAATCAAATTATGCCGACTGCCGAGTCACAGCGAGACCGCTTATTGAACTTGTTGTTGACGGAACGGCAGGGTGGCACATTTGCTGATCAGTTTGCTGAACAACATGTCAAGTTACCGACTGCGATGGTCCTGGTACGCTGTGAACCACTTGCCGACCAAGCGCCAATGATTTTACAGCAACGCTTGCAATATCTGATGTTGCCGCATTTCAAACAAGTGCTGGTGTCCATTTACCATCAGCAGTGTGTCGCGCTGATTTCCATTAGTCTGGCTGCATACAATCAACCAGATTTTATCACCACACTACAGACCATCGCGCAACGGGCAGATTGCCGGCTGATCGTCTCGCAACACTATGTGAATCCGGAAGACACCTACGCGGCCTATGTTGTATGTCAGCGTACCGCCCAGTTGAAGACGAGCCGGGGCCGGGTGGTCTTTTGTGAAGATCAATTCTATGACCTCGCCTTAGCACGGGTCAATCATGTCGAGATCCTGCCATTCTTCATTAATCCCGCCTTGCGCCTGCTACTGGATTATGACCGCCAAAACCATACCGAATTAGTGCCAACGCTGGATGCGTATTTACAGGCGACTTGCCAATTGACGCGTACTGCCAAGCAATTATACGTGCATCCTAACACGCTCCGCAATCGACTTCAGCACATTACCAAGCTTACGGGATGCGATTTACGAGATGCCGAGACCTGTTTTAAATTAGCGGCCAGCTTTAAACTCCAGCACTTTCTGGTGCAACATCAGTATCGCTACCGAGCAGACGTTCCAATCCCCACGCAGGACTAG
- the pgmB gene encoding beta-phosphoglucomutase — protein sequence MSKFAAIKGFVFDLDGVIADTSVYHSQAWHQLADELGVAWSEELADNLKGVSRMDSLNLILKTGGKENDYTEAEKVAYAEKKNTNYLNLLKGMDKTAILPGIEAFLADLAKHGYKLSLASASKNSPLVLEQLGLAHYFEARVDPSTLKHGKPDPEIFARGAEVLGLKPEECAGVEDAKVGIQSINGAGETSIGIGDPAVLTGADVNFTSTAELTLANLEAALG from the coding sequence ATGAGTAAATTTGCAGCAATTAAGGGATTCGTATTTGATTTAGATGGTGTGATTGCCGACACGTCCGTGTACCATTCACAAGCTTGGCATCAATTAGCCGATGAATTAGGCGTGGCTTGGAGCGAAGAACTCGCCGATAACTTAAAGGGTGTCAGCCGGATGGATTCCTTAAACCTGATTTTGAAAACTGGTGGTAAGGAAAACGACTATACGGAAGCCGAAAAAGTGGCGTACGCTGAAAAGAAGAACACCAACTACCTCAACCTCTTGAAGGGGATGGATAAGACGGCGATCTTACCTGGAATCGAAGCCTTCTTAGCTGACTTAGCCAAACACGGCTATAAATTGTCACTGGCCTCCGCTTCTAAGAACTCACCATTAGTTTTGGAACAATTGGGCTTAGCGCACTATTTTGAAGCTCGCGTGGACCCATCGACTTTGAAGCATGGTAAGCCAGACCCAGAAATCTTTGCCCGCGGTGCAGAAGTGCTCGGACTCAAACCTGAAGAATGTGCGGGAGTCGAAGATGCCAAGGTCGGGATTCAGTCGATCAATGGTGCCGGCGAGACCTCGATTGGAATTGGCGACCCAGCCGTCTTAACGGGTGCTGACGTGAACTTCACTTCGACAGCAGAGTTAACTTTAGCAAATCTAGAAGCTGCATTAGGCTAA
- a CDS encoding choloylglycine hydrolase family protein, whose protein sequence is MCTSLTYTNSHAGHFLARTMDFNVDFDTRIMFMPRHYRIAGDLGDFKTTYGFIGAGRQLNHEIFTDGVNECGVSIVALYFPNHAIYQPHSDHAKIELAPHDFVTWALGNISSVADLRDRVKHLQLISSTAELINEIPPLHFMVSDASGETAVLEPTSGELHLINNPVGVLTNSPNLKWQLQNLSKYGTLTNTERTLNKFVNYQPGSQGPGTGALGLPGDYTSMSRFARTVFLKHYAQVPETTTATVNLLQHILNAVTIPKGVKVSATGQATYTEYRSYMDLNHQTYALELYENPGVLQQVNLTDQLLEHQTIPLEYALSRTPHVQLLTADVATLPTAR, encoded by the coding sequence ATGTGTACCAGCCTAACTTATACCAATAGCCACGCCGGTCATTTTCTGGCCCGTACCATGGATTTTAATGTCGACTTCGACACGCGCATCATGTTCATGCCTCGGCATTATCGGATTGCCGGCGACTTGGGCGACTTTAAGACGACCTATGGCTTTATTGGCGCCGGTCGTCAATTGAACCACGAAATTTTTACCGATGGGGTCAACGAATGTGGTGTCAGCATCGTCGCCCTCTATTTCCCTAACCATGCCATTTATCAGCCACACAGCGACCATGCTAAAATTGAGCTTGCCCCGCACGACTTTGTCACCTGGGCACTGGGCAATATTTCGAGCGTCGCTGATTTACGTGACCGGGTCAAACACCTGCAGCTAATTAGTAGCACGGCGGAACTGATTAATGAAATTCCCCCGCTCCACTTCATGGTCAGTGACGCTTCCGGTGAAACTGCGGTCTTGGAGCCGACTAGTGGCGAACTGCATTTGATCAATAATCCCGTTGGCGTTTTGACGAATTCACCAAACCTTAAGTGGCAGCTCCAAAACCTAAGTAAATACGGCACACTGACAAATACTGAACGGACGCTCAATAAATTCGTCAACTATCAGCCTGGTTCTCAGGGCCCCGGTACTGGCGCGCTCGGGCTGCCTGGTGACTACACATCCATGTCCCGGTTTGCACGGACCGTCTTTCTCAAGCATTACGCGCAGGTTCCAGAAACGACCACCGCGACCGTCAATTTGCTTCAACACATTTTAAATGCAGTCACGATTCCTAAGGGCGTTAAAGTCAGTGCGACTGGTCAAGCAACCTACACGGAATACCGCAGCTACATGGACCTCAATCATCAGACTTACGCGCTGGAATTATATGAAAATCCCGGCGTGCTTCAGCAAGTCAACCTGACTGATCAATTATTGGAACATCAGACGATTCCGCTAGAATATGCGCTGAGTCGGACACCGCACGTGCAACTACTGACCGCAGATGTCGCGACACTACCCACGGCACGCTAA
- the pyrB gene encoding aspartate carbamoyltransferase has translation MLNFTKNTDLSVSETLSLLRRAHSIANHDVTVLHELDGMQMASLFYEPSTRTRLSFASAMNALGGSTIGFESSSSASVAKGESLADTIRVASQYADLIVLRHPDISAPDIALANSSVPLINAGNGADLHPTQTLADLMTIYENKKTLSGLHLTFAGDLKYGRTVHSLVKELLRFGNNTFTFVSPDELRIPNELRTKLTNTNTLFYEEQSIQTGIHSADIIYLTRIQTERFPQSLIKKSPTELTQVENFKPTDLDANTLLMHPLPRGTELPREFDVLPQAKYFDQVRFGKYARMALIELLISKHTSNTK, from the coding sequence ATGCTTAATTTTACGAAGAATACTGACTTATCTGTATCTGAAACTTTATCCTTACTAAGGCGTGCCCATTCTATAGCAAATCATGATGTGACTGTTTTACATGAATTAGATGGTATGCAAATGGCTAGTCTATTTTACGAACCAAGCACACGTACGCGGCTTAGTTTTGCGTCGGCGATGAATGCATTAGGCGGGAGCACAATTGGGTTTGAGTCCAGTAGTTCAGCCTCAGTAGCCAAAGGAGAATCCTTAGCTGATACAATACGAGTTGCTTCACAATATGCTGACTTAATCGTGCTAAGACATCCCGACATCAGCGCGCCAGATATAGCACTTGCAAATTCATCTGTTCCACTGATCAATGCTGGTAACGGTGCTGACTTACATCCGACACAAACTCTAGCGGATTTGATGACAATTTATGAAAACAAGAAAACATTATCTGGTCTACATTTGACCTTTGCTGGTGACCTTAAATATGGTAGAACAGTACATTCGTTAGTCAAAGAGCTTTTGCGATTTGGAAATAATACTTTTACATTCGTCTCACCAGATGAGTTGAGAATTCCGAACGAATTAAGAACAAAACTAACAAACACGAACACACTGTTTTACGAAGAACAATCAATTCAAACAGGTATTCATTCAGCAGATATTATTTACTTGACAAGAATTCAAACAGAACGTTTTCCGCAATCATTGATTAAAAAATCTCCGACTGAATTAACGCAGGTTGAAAATTTTAAACCCACTGATTTAGATGCTAACACCCTTTTAATGCATCCTTTGCCACGAGGTACAGAACTACCTCGTGAGTTTGACGTTCTTCCTCAGGCAAAATATTTTGATCAAGTCAGATTTGGAAAGTATGCGCGCATGGCCCTAATTGAACTATTAATTTCTAAACATACATCTAATACAAAATGA
- a CDS encoding NUDIX hydrolase, producing the protein MKTLKILLLKPGTEEYSAIKWSNFLNLCWDIDGDGFGRRQIAYECYPGGNSIRIAGCHYQAVDVTCTNKMIEELLNEMKSKIICANAIFINAGKILLTRESSSSAYYFPGGKVGPSENLEQALSRELKEELSLVIDDSQIRWAFKHQGPAYKQPDRVVELNCFFVRNTMIFKASSEIYDYKWCKPNEQNVAPVVRNALYENEWIFNA; encoded by the coding sequence TTGAAGACTTTAAAAATATTGTTGTTAAAACCGGGGACAGAGGAATATTCAGCTATAAAGTGGTCTAATTTTCTTAATTTATGCTGGGATATTGATGGTGATGGATTTGGTCGGAGACAGATTGCGTATGAATGTTATCCTGGAGGCAATTCTATTCGGATCGCTGGATGTCATTATCAAGCCGTTGACGTTACGTGCACGAATAAAATGATTGAGGAGTTATTAAACGAAATGAAATCTAAAATAATTTGTGCCAATGCTATTTTTATTAATGCCGGGAAGATTTTATTAACAAGAGAATCTAGTTCGTCTGCATATTACTTTCCTGGTGGGAAGGTAGGCCCAAGTGAGAATCTCGAACAAGCATTAAGTCGTGAACTCAAGGAAGAGCTATCTTTAGTGATAGATGATAGCCAAATCAGATGGGCTTTTAAGCATCAAGGCCCAGCGTACAAACAACCAGATAGAGTGGTTGAACTAAATTGCTTCTTTGTTAGAAATACAATGATTTTCAAGGCTTCATCTGAGATTTATGATTATAAGTGGTGTAAACCAAATGAACAAAATGTTGCGCCAGTAGTTCGGAACGCACTCTATGAAAACGAGTGGATATTTAATGCTTAA